Genomic window (Propionibacteriaceae bacterium ZF39):
CGACCATCGCCCCGTCACACTCGCAGAAGCCAGGCAGGAGTGGACCCTCCGCGCCCACGAGATCCTCGCTGAGATCGCCGCCCGCTGGAATCGCTCGATCGGCTATGACGACCTCGCCGGTGAGGTGCAGCGCCGCACCGGGATCCGCACCGATATGGACAGCGATGACTGGCTCGACAGCGTCCTTTCAGAGATCAACTCCCGGTGCGTCGAGGCCGGCAAGCCCAGGCTCGGGGCCCTGGTCGAAATGCCCGGTGTTCCCGCCGATGCCGATGCCCGGATTTCCTGTTATGAGGCGTACGGCGCGCGAAAGCCGAGGGAAAAGGCCGCCTCCACCCGGCCAGCCGGGCGTACGCGCCGTGAATCCGAGCCCAGGAAAGCTCCCAGCCGGCGCACGGTGAAGCCCGAGGAGCGGGTCCGGCCGATGTGCCCGAGCTGTTTCGTCGAACTCCCTGCTACCGGGATCTGCGACAACTGCGACTGAGGCGCGGCTCACCCGATGCGTCGGGCGACCTGATAGCCCTGCTCGTCGACGATCTTCTCCCAGCGCGTGCCGGGGTGGATCTGCCCGGCATAGCTGACGATTTCGACGGGTGACGACCAGCCGCCCGCATAGTTGTCCACCACCAGATAGTCCTCGACGGGGTTGCCGGCCTGGGCGATGTAGTACACCTGCCGGCCGTCGGTCAGATAGGCCATGAGGGAGACATCGGTGCCGACGGTGACGTCGCTGGGGATGGAGTCGAGGACGGTACGCGCGGCGGCCTGCCGCTCACCAGTGGTCCAGCGGTCCGGGTTGCGCAGCTCGAACAGCGGCAGCTGATTGGAGATCGCCACGGCGAAAGTGGCGACGATGACGGCGCCGTGGTGGGCGTACCGACGGAAGAACCGGATCCCCGACGCCCGCCAGGCCACGATCCCGTCGACCGCGGCGACATAGAGCGTCGGCATGAGCATGAGGCTGTAGTGCCACGTCGGGCCCCAGTGGCCCTCGTTGGTCGACAGGAACCGCCAGGCGAGGGTCGGCAGGACGATGAGCCCGAGGTTGGAGCGCAGGATGAAAAGCCCCGTGCACATGATCATCAGCACGACCGTCGACATCTTCTGGTCGTTGGTCAGGATCTCGCCGAGGACGCCGAACGGGTTGCCGAGCAGCTCGTCGGAGGACACGTAGCGCGCATAGTCGTATTGGTCGTTCGGGTTCAGTCCGGGCAGGAACACCATGAGGGTCAGGATGAACATCAGCAGGCCCCAGGCGGTCAGCGCGGCGCCGAGGATGACCCGGCGGGATCGCCACGCGAGGACGATGCCGAGCATGATCACCGTCAGGCCGAGGTCCTCCTTCACGAACACGAGCAGCCCACCCCAGATCGCCGCTGCCAGCCACGATTGCCGCATCATCAACCACAGGCAGATCGCCAGGATCGGGGCGCCCAGTGCGACCTCGTGGAACTGCACGGCCATGGCTTCCTGGACGCCCCAGGAGAAGGCGTACGCCCCGCCGATCAGCCAGCCGCCGACGGTTTTGAGATGTTCATGCGCCGTCTTGGTGACGAAGAACACGGAGATCGCGATGAGCAGGGCCTGGAGCACGAGCAGGGTGTAGGCGCTGGGGAACACCGCATAGAACGGTGCGAGCAACGCCAGGAGCGGATGGAAGTGGTCGCCCAGGATGTGGTAGCCCTCACCCTTGATCGTGACGATCGGCGCTTCGAGCCGGGCGTACTGCTGCACGACCTGCGTGAAGATCCCCAGGTCCCACGAGGGCGACTCGAACCGGCGCCACTGCAGGGTGGCGAACAGCCAATAGGCCAAGAAAGCCAGCCCCGACCAGACCCACGCCGAGGCAGGCTGCCGGCGTACCAGCGCGCGGACGCGCGGGAATCGCGAAGTCGGCCGAGCCGGGCTGGGCGCATCGGTCATGGAGTGTCGACTCCTGTTCGTCGGGTCACGGTTCGGGACTGTCCGGGACGGAGTAAACCACCCACCGGGCTGATGCCCGCCGTTAACTCGCGGTTGGTGCACGTCTCCTAGGATCGGGGCGTGATGTGGCTGGAGTTCGATTCACTGGTGAACGCGCGGGACGTGGGGGGTACGCCGACCACGGACGGAGACGAGATCCGCGCCGGGCGGCTGCTGCGCAGCGACAACCTGCAGGATCTCACCGCGGGCGATATCGAGCGGCTGCTCGGGCTGCAGGTGACCGATGTCATCGACCTGCGCTCGTTCTATGAGCTGCATCACGAGGGTCCCGGACCGCTGACCGGACACCCGGCCGTGGCGATCCATCACCACTCGTTCATCCCGGAGAAGTTCGACCGGGCCGATGTGAACGACATCGAGGATGTCCTGCCCGACAACGAGGAGCCGGCCGACGAGCTCCCCGGGGACGCGTTGCCGTTCAAGGACAAGAAGCCGACGATCAAGGTCGACGATGCGTTCGCCTCGACCTACCTGTCCTTCCTCAACGAGCGCCCCGAGTCGGTGGTCGCCGCACTGCGCGCGATTGCGTACGCCCGGGGTGCGGCTCTGGTGCACTGCGCCGCGGGCAAGGACCGGACGGGCACGGCCGTGGCCCTTTCGCTGGTGCTGGCCGGCGCGGACCCGGTGGCGGTCGTCGACGACTATGCGGCGTCGAGCGAACGGATGCAGGCGATCATCGATCGGCTCATCGGCTCGGAGACCTATCGCGAGAACCTGGCGGGCCGGCCGCTGTCGTCCCATATGACCCGGCCGGAGACGATGCAGGCGTTCCTGGAGTACGCGCGGTCGGAGCACGGTAGTGTCGAAGCCATGCTCAAGCGCATGGGGTGGACGGACGCCGACACCGGGGCGATGTGGGCGAAGCTCCGCCGCTGACGCTGCGGACGGTCCCGGCCCGAACCCGGAGTAACCTGAGCCCAGCAACACGAAGGGGGTTCGGTGGCAACGACCTGTCCCAACTGCCGTGCTCCCGTCCCCGATGATGCGCGGGCGTGCCCGGCCTGCGGGCTGGCCCACAACCAACCGGTCTTCGAGTCGGACGGCACGTTCGTCGGGACCCGGTTCGCAGGCCCCGAGAGCCAATCCCAGGTCATGACCACGCTGCCGCCCAGTCGGCCGACTCCGCCCACGCTGTCGGGGAAAGTAGTCGGACTGGTGGTCGGTATCTTCGTGCTTGCTGTCGTGCTCGGCGTGGTCGTGGCGATGCTGGTGCGACCGGGTGCCGACCCGCAGGGCCCGGATGGCCCGGTGCCGCCGGGTCCCACCCCGACCGTGGAACCGTTGCCCGCAGACCCGTCCGAGTCGGCCGATCCGTTGCCGGAGGGGCCGTTCGGGGAGGTCAGTGTGCGCGTGGCGACCGGAGCCCATCGCATGGTGGCGACCACGTGCACGGGCACCGGCATCGGCACCGCCTATCAGTTCGGCACCGAGGGCCTGCTCGTGACCGCCGCCCGAGCCGTGTCGGGAGCGCGCGTGATCACGCTGCTCAGTGGTGACCGGATCATCACGGCCGAGGTGGCCAAGATCGACAGCACGGCCGGGCTGGCGATCCTGCGCCCCACGACTCCCCTGGGTGGCCATACGTTCGTGTTGGGCACGCGGCAGTTGACGTCCGGTGACCGGGTGGCCGCCCTCGGCTGGACGACCGAGGCGCAGCAACCCGCCCGCGGCAAACCCCGCACCGTCGTCGGGTCGATCACGGAGGTGGGGGTCACCGTCGAATCCGCCGATGGGAAGCATCGGGTGGCGCGCATGACGGGGGCGTACGATCCGGGGCTGCTCGGCTCACCAGTTGTCGGTGAGGACGGGCACCTGGTCGGCATGATCGTGCAGGGGCCGGCCGATCAGGCTGAACTGCTGGTCGCCGGTCTCGACCAGATCGCCGATCCTTTGCTGGGTCCCACCGGTCAGCCGCCGATGCTCGAGGCCTGCGTCAGTTCCTCCGGTCCCGGCGTGGTGACGACCGTCGGCGGCACGGCCGCGCCCACCGCGCGTACCCAACTGGGTCAGTGGTTCGGCGCCGTCAACAGCGGGGAATGGGATCGCGCGCGGGGTACGCTCGCGCCCCCATTGCAGGAGGAGTGGACGAAGGAACGGCTCGCGGAGGAGTACGCCGGAACGTACGCCTTCGGCATCGTCACCGCAGCCGAGGGGGCCAGCACGAAGGCCACCTGGGTCCAGCTCGATTCGGACGCCCGGACCTGTCACCGGGTCGTCGCGACCTTCAGCCTGGATCAGGGGCGCATCGTCCGGATCCAGCCGCAGGGGGCCTCGGCCTGCTAGACGAAAATGATCTGGTCGAAGGTCGCGATGGTGTTGCGCACATCGACCGGAAGCTCGTCGCCGACATTGGGCGGATCGACCTTCGCCGGCAGCATGACCAGCGACGACTGCATGTGGGGCGGCTCGGCGAACCAGCGCTTCTCACCCAGGATCGTGTAGGGCGACAAGGCCCGGCCCGCGGCCTCCAGCGCACCTGTCGCGAAGGACACCGCCCGTGACTTGAGGGTCTTGGCGGAGGTCGGGGCCTCGAGGCCGATGCCGTTGGCGGTGCCGCCGGACACGACGACGACATAGCCATCGGCTGCGGCCGGGCGCTGCCAATAGCCCACCCGCTGACCGCGTTTGATCGGATGCACATCGAGCACGGTGGCGGTCGTCTTCAGGGCTCCGGGCTCACCGAGCCACAGGGTCGTGCCCATCCGGAGACGGGCCTTGCCCTCACCGAGCCGGGCGGCCATCGCGAGATAGTCGGCGGTCGGCAGGTGAGAGAACCACAGTGGGGCATCGAAGACGGCGAGCGCGGCCCGGCCCAGCTTGTCGGCCTCGACGCGGTTGTTGTTGTCGCCCCGCATGGGCAGGTGGATGGTCCAGCCTTCGATGGCCAGGAAGTCCTTCCACATGTCGATCGCCTGCAGGTCTTCCACCGGGAGGCCGTGGCGGCGCATCGAGGTGAGCACCTCGACCAGGACGCGCGGCCTGTCACCGCCGAGGTTGGCGAGGATCTCGAGATCGGTGAGGCGGGAAGCGGTCACGATGACGCGCGGGTCGCGGGCCTGCTCCACGGCGTGGGGGTCGTTCGGCTCCCAGGGCAGGAGGATGACGATGTCGCCGTCGAAATATTCCTTCACCTCGGCGGCCTCGGCCGGTGTCCCCACCGCCAGGGTCCGCAGGCCGAGCCGCGTGGTCTCATCGGCGAGTTGCCGGAGCCCGAAGCCGTAGCCGTTGCCCTTGGCCACCGGAACGATGCCCGGCACGCGTTCGGCCAACGCGCGGAGATGGTCATGCCAGCGAGTGGTGTCGATCGTCAGAGTCAGCCCTGTCACGTCTTCAGGCTATCCGTCCGCCCCCGTCGACGACCCGGGGCCACGCGAAACCCGACCCTGGGATCTCCCCAAGGATTCACGTGGTGACGATCAGAACAGTGTCTCCTGGAGGACGGGTTCCTTCCTGGGCAGCGGTGGGAACCGACGCACGAACTGCCGGGTCGGCTGCCACGACGGATCGGAGTCAGCCGGCTGCGGAGTGCTCGGGTCCTCACCGCAGAGGACGGAGAGGGCGGTGCGGGTGCCGAGTTCGTACGCCCGGAAGCCCTGCCGGATCGGGTCGGCGGACAGCGGGATGCAGGTCTCGAGCACCTCGGTGTCGACGGTCACGTCGGGACGGGGTGTCATCACCCGGCGGTTGAACTCCCAGCGCTCGCGGGCCTCATCGGTGGAGAGTCGGGCGGTGATGGCGGGCCCGGCACACGCGCGGCAGCGTTCCCCGCCCGCGTCGAGATCGTCGAACAGCGCTTGTCCACTGCCGAACTCGGCCAGCAACCGGGCACCCACGACCTTGCCGATCCCGCGGATCCCCGGGAGGTTGTCGGAGGGGTCGCCCCGCAGCGCCGCGAGGTCGCGATATTGCTGCGGAGTCACCCCGGTCAGGAGCTTCAGCCGCTCCGGGGTCAGCATGGGCGAGGCGCCCACTCCGCCGTTGATCAGGCGGAGCACCCGCGTCGTGTTGTCGATGAGGGCGAAGGCATCGCGGTCGGAGGTGGCCAGCACGCTCTGCTAGCCCGCCGCGGTCGCCGCCCGGGACGCGGCGGCCAGGACATCGTCGGCCTCCAGCCCGATCGGGATGACGACGGGGAGGCCCATCCGGGTGAGCAATTCGGCGGCGTCGGCGAGCTGATCGACCAGGGTGTCGGGCTTGTCGGGCCGCTGGGCCTTGTAGTCGGGCCAGCGTTCGCGCCGGATCGAGGCCTCCGGATCATCGAAGCCGATCACGATCGCATCGGCACAGGACCGGTCGGCTGCGGCCACGAGCTGCTCGAGCAGTCCGCGAACCGCCCACCCCGCCCGGCCGTTCGGCGTGCGATAGCCCGTGCGCGCGCCGGCATGGAAACTGCGGTGGAGCACCGAGTTCCCGTCCAGGGCGAGCAGCGTTTTCATCGCAGACAGCATCCCATGCGCGGCTGACAGGACCGGCCGGTCGCTCAACTTCCGCGTGTTGGCGCGGGTGCGCTCCCAATTGTCACTGCATATGAGGTTGAGAGGGATAATTCAGTTGATCTTGGTTGGTGGGGACAATTGGGCGGGCTCTGCCACATGACCGCAGGTGCAGTCGGCGCATTGGCAGTCGGTGCACTCACACGCCTCGCCGCGATGGCAGCCACAGATATGTGCCTCGGTGAGGCCGATGAGTCGGCGGGTGAGGTCGGGGGCACCGGAATCTGCACCCGTGAGCCGATCCGACAACCCGGCGAGCCGGGCGTACCAATCGGCGCAGTCCAGACACACCGCCAGGTGGTGGGTCAGCTCGTCGGCTCCGATCCCGGGGTCCTCGCCGTCCAGGCGTGCCGATAGCGCCGGACGCCACAGTTCCGGTTCGGGGCAGCGCACCTCGCTCATGTGGCCGAGCCTAACTGCCGGCGCCGCTAGGCTGACGCCGTGTCTTCCCGTCCCACCGACCGCGCAGTCGCCGATGCCAGGGCCACGGCCCATGCGCTCGCGGCCCGCGCGGGTGACCGGGGGGCGCTGGGGGAGTTCATCCGGATGACCCAGGCGGATGTCCGGAGGTTCCTGGCCCATCTGGCCGGTGAGGATGCGGCCGATGACCTGACCCAGGAGACCTATCTCCGTGCGATGGATGCGTTGCCGGGCTTTCGGGGCGAATCGCCCGTCCGGTCCTGGTTGCTCACGATCGCGCGCCGGACCGCTGCGGATCGGGTGCGGCGCGAGGTCGGCCGGCCGACCATGGTGTCGACCGAGCGGGCGCAGGATCTCCGCGTCCCCGGCCCCCATCGCCGCGTGGAGATCGAGACGATGCTCGCCTCGCTGGATCCGGCCAAACGGGAGGCGCTGGTGCTGACGCAGGTGTGCGGATTCTCGTACGCCGAGGCGGCGGACATCGTCGGTGTCGCGGTGGGCACGATCCGGTCCCGCGTCGCCCGCGCTCGGGCCGATCTCGTCGCCGAATGGTCCGACACCGTTCAGGCGCTGGGGCGCCTGACGGGCTGAGTGGCCCGGAGCCGACTGCAGTCAGGCAACCCGGGCCAGGCGCACGTTCACGGGCCAGCGGGCCCGGCGTACGCGATCAGGATCGCCCCACAACTCCGCCATCTCCTCGCCGAATCGGTCGAGCAGATCCTCCCGGACGGCTTCGCGTGCGCGACGGGTCGCCGACCACGTGGATACATAGCCCAGGAGATCGGGAAGAGTGAAGTCGCGCCGGATCTCCAGTGGCGGCACCGGCAGCTCGTCGAACGGAAACTCGAGGGTTCGATAGCCCGCGTCGACATGCTGTCGTTCGGCGGGCCAATAGGCCCCGACCTCCTCGGAGTAGAACCGCTGGAACCGTTCGTCCACCGCGCTGTCGAGCTGTTGCCGACCATAGGACACCAGCGCCAGCGCCCCACTGGGCACCAGCACCCGCCGCACTTCGGCATAGAACCGGGGGAGGTCGAACCAGTGCGCCGCCTGGGCCGCGGTGACCAGATCGACGGATCGGTCCGCAACCGGTAGTCGTTCCGCCGGTGCCATCCGATAGGTGACCCGTTCGTGCGGGATCGCATGGGCCAGCTGGGAGGCACTCGGATCCAACCCCAGCACCGCATCGAATTCCCCGGCCAGGGCCACCGTCAGCTGACCTTTGCCACAGCCGACGTCGGCGGCCAGGGTACGCCCCGGTGCCGCGTCGGCCAGCAGCGCGATCAGTTCGGGTGGATAGGTCGGCCGGAACTCGGCGTACGCCGCCCCACCAGCATCGAACCAGTTCATCTCGGAGTCCCAGGGCGGACTGTCACGACAGATGCGCGACGATCCGGTCGACGGTGAGTTCGGTGAGTTCACGGTCGTATTCGCGCTGGGTGCGCTCGGTGAACAGGTGCCCCTCGCCCGGGGTCACGAAGTGTTCGAACATCGCCCCGGACCCCTCGACCGCCAGGCGGAACGGCGGCACGTCCTCGTCGTCCACCCAGGGATCGTCGGCGTACTGATGCAACTGCACGTCCACACCGCACCAGAGCTTCTCCGGTGGCAGGGGGTCGAGGCTGCCGATGAGGGCGACGAGGCGTACGCCCGGGCGGGCCAGCCGCTGCGCGAACGAGGCGCCGAGCGAAAACCCGATCAGCACGGCTCCGTCGACATCCGCCTCGGCCACGCGGGCGAGCAGCTCGCGATAGCCGACCTCATCGCGATGGGCGACGCCGTCGGCCACATTGTCGAAACTCCGTCCGGCATAGAAATCGGGCGTGGTCACCTCACACCCCTCGGCCCGCAGCAGGTCGGCGAACTCCAGCACACCCTCGGTCAGCCCGAACGCGGAATGGAGACACACCACCTTGCAGCCGGTCATGATCAGTGCCCGGTCCGAATGGCCCTGCTGAGCGTCCGCACCGCCCCGACGGGCTTGCGGGTCAGGCGGAGGGCGCGGCGCAGCAGACCGACGGGGTTGCGGGCCACCGACTTGGCCTGGGCGACGATCGCACCGCGGTTCATATAGGTGTCGAACGCCAGATAGAGCGGCCGATTGATCGGCAGGTCCCATTCGCCGGGGTATTCGACGGCCCGGCCGCCGGTGCCGACCTTGAACTGGATCAGCCCGAGATGGGGATCGTCGTCGGCGACGGACTCGGTGATGCCGCGCAGGTCATAGACGGTCGCCCCGGCGGCGAGCGCGTCGGAGATCATCTGCCACTGGATCGCATTCGAGCCGCGCACATCGCGCTTGGCTGCGGTGGAGGCGCCATAGGAATACCAGGTGTGCTCGCCGACCCGGACCCACGTCGTGGCGGCGACCACGTCGCCCTCGTGCTCGGCCAGATACAGCCGGATGCGATCGGGGTCCTCGCCGCGCAGGGCATCCCACATGGTCTCGAAATATTCGAGCGGCCGCGGGGTGAAGTTGTCGCGCTCGGCGGTCTCCAGATAGACGGTGTGGAACGCCGGCAGATCGCCACGCGTGCCCTTGCGGACCACGACCCCGGCCTTGGTCGCCTTCTTGATGTTGCGGCGCCAGAGCTGGTTCATCCCCTTGAGGACCTCGTCGGGAGTCTTCGCGCGCCCATCCGCGTGCGTCAGCGGCAGCCAGAAGTTGAATCGCGGCTGACCGGCCGCGAACCCTTCGCCCTCGGGCTTGGGCGGATGCCAGCCCAGCGAGCGCAGGGCGTTGTGGAGCCGGGTCGCGATGGGGTTGATCTCGTCGGGCTCGACCTCGGACAGGGTCCGGATCTCCGGGTCGGAGATGGCTGCCTTGATCGTGTCGGCGTCCCACGCGCGGGCCAGGAAAGCCGGCCCGATGCGTACGCCGAAGGCACCCCGCTCCTTCACATGCTCCACAAGGGGAGTGAGGAACTCGCGGGCATCGACTTTGCCCCAGTCGGTGACGGGCCCTTCCGGAAGGTACGCCAGATAGCGCTGCACCTTCGGAACCTGCCGATAGAGCACCAGGCCGGCGCCGATCATGTGGTTGTCGGAGTCGAACCAACCGAGTGATTCGGATTCCCATTCGGACTTCACCGTGCCCCATGCCGGCGTCTGCAGGAAGGACGCCGACGCCTGGGAGCGGATGAACTCCAGGTGCCTGCTGGCCGGGATGATGCGTACCGAGATCGTCACAGGCCCCAACGTACCGTCCCCGGCCACACGCCACGAGGAGCGTGTGCCGGGGACGACGGTCAGAAGCGGTCGCGAGGATTACTGCATCGACTCGGGAGTGCGATATTCCAGGCCGGGCTGCGGGGGCATGGCCTGCCAACCCTGGGGAACCGGGGCGAGCTGTTGCTGCACCCATTCCTTGTTGGCGTTGATGATGCCGACGAGTTCGTCGTGGTGCTGCATGAGCTCCGGGCTGTAGGGCGGGCCCATCCGGTCCAGGCGATCCCGCACGAACGCGAGCTCCGTGACGTTGTCGCGGAACGCAGCGACGCGCTTGCGCTCACCCGACCCCTGGCCCTTGGCATGCGCGAGCGCCATCCGCCGGCTGCGGAGATTGCCGAGCCAGCTGGCCTCGTCCGGGGTGATCCAGCCGTTGTGGACCATGATCGGGATCTGGGCCTGCACGACGCTGCCCTCGCGGCGGTGGGAGCGCACCGCGATCAGGACGAACACCACGAACGCGGGCAGCGAGAACAGCAGCAGCGACAGCGCCCACGCGCCGAGGCCCAGGAACGCCGAACCGTTGTGGATCGCATGCAGCATCACGGCGACGGCCCAGCCGACGAACGGCCACACGAAACGGGACGGGCCGCGCTGGCTGACCGCGAGCCACAGGCCGATGGCCGTCATGGCCGTATAGATCGAGTGGGCCCACGCGCCCAGACCGATCCTCAGGCCGGCGACCGTGAGCGCGCCGCTGACCGATTCCTGCCCGGCGATATAGAGCATGTCCTCGACGAACGAGAAGCCGATGCCGACGAAGCCGGCGTACACGAGCGCATCGGTCAGCGAGTTGAACTCGGCCCGGCCGCGCCGGGTGACCAGGAGGACCAGCACGAGGAACAGGCCCTTGGCCGATTCCTCGACCAGGGGTGCGGAGATGACCGCGCCGAAGAAGTCACCGCTGCCGCCCACGAGCGCCAGGACGGGACTGATCAGGAAGACGAACAGCACCGAGACGCCCGCGCCCCAGAAGAACGCCGACACCAGCAGATGGGGTGGTTCGGGCTCCCACCGGTCGAGCCAGATCAGCAGGAAGATGC
Coding sequences:
- a CDS encoding sigma-70 family RNA polymerase sigma factor yields the protein MSSRPTDRAVADARATAHALAARAGDRGALGEFIRMTQADVRRFLAHLAGEDAADDLTQETYLRAMDALPGFRGESPVRSWLLTIARRTAADRVRREVGRPTMVSTERAQDLRVPGPHRRVEIETMLASLDPAKREALVLTQVCGFSYAEAADIVGVAVGTIRSRVARARADLVAEWSDTVQALGRLTG
- a CDS encoding dienelactone hydrolase family protein, whose amino-acid sequence is MTGCKVVCLHSAFGLTEGVLEFADLLRAEGCEVTTPDFYAGRSFDNVADGVAHRDEVGYRELLARVAEADVDGAVLIGFSLGASFAQRLARPGVRLVALIGSLDPLPPEKLWCGVDVQLHQYADDPWVDDEDVPPFRLAVEGSGAMFEHFVTPGEGHLFTERTQREYDRELTELTVDRIVAHLS
- a CDS encoding 5'-3' exonuclease H3TH domain-containing protein yields the protein MLATSDRDAFALIDNTTRVLRLINGGVGASPMLTPERLKLLTGVTPQQYRDLAALRGDPSDNLPGIRGIGKVVGARLLAEFGSGQALFDDLDAGGERCRACAGPAITARLSTDEARERWEFNRRVMTPRPDVTVDTEVLETCIPLSADPIRQGFRAYELGTRTALSVLCGEDPSTPQPADSDPSWQPTRQFVRRFPPLPRKEPVLQETLF
- a CDS encoding class I SAM-dependent methyltransferase, with amino-acid sequence MNWFDAGGAAYAEFRPTYPPELIALLADAAPGRTLAADVGCGKGQLTVALAGEFDAVLGLDPSASQLAHAIPHERVTYRMAPAERLPVADRSVDLVTAAQAAHWFDLPRFYAEVRRVLVPSGALALVSYGRQQLDSAVDERFQRFYSEEVGAYWPAERQHVDAGYRTLEFPFDELPVPPLEIRRDFTLPDLLGYVSTWSATRRAREAVREDLLDRFGEEMAELWGDPDRVRRARWPVNVRLARVA
- a CDS encoding DUF2079 domain-containing protein translates to MTDAPSPARPTSRFPRVRALVRRQPASAWVWSGLAFLAYWLFATLQWRRFESPSWDLGIFTQVVQQYARLEAPIVTIKGEGYHILGDHFHPLLALLAPFYAVFPSAYTLLVLQALLIAISVFFVTKTAHEHLKTVGGWLIGGAYAFSWGVQEAMAVQFHEVALGAPILAICLWLMMRQSWLAAAIWGGLLVFVKEDLGLTVIMLGIVLAWRSRRVILGAALTAWGLLMFILTLMVFLPGLNPNDQYDYARYVSSDELLGNPFGVLGEILTNDQKMSTVVLMIMCTGLFILRSNLGLIVLPTLAWRFLSTNEGHWGPTWHYSLMLMPTLYVAAVDGIVAWRASGIRFFRRYAHHGAVIVATFAVAISNQLPLFELRNPDRWTTGERQAAARTVLDSIPSDVTVGTDVSLMAYLTDGRQVYYIAQAGNPVEDYLVVDNYAGGWSSPVEIVSYAGQIHPGTRWEKIVDEQGYQVARRIG
- a CDS encoding alanine racemase, encoding MTGLTLTIDTTRWHDHLRALAERVPGIVPVAKGNGYGFGLRQLADETTRLGLRTLAVGTPAEAAEVKEYFDGDIVILLPWEPNDPHAVEQARDPRVIVTASRLTDLEILANLGGDRPRVLVEVLTSMRRHGLPVEDLQAIDMWKDFLAIEGWTIHLPMRGDNNNRVEADKLGRAALAVFDAPLWFSHLPTADYLAMAARLGEGKARLRMGTTLWLGEPGALKTTATVLDVHPIKRGQRVGYWQRPAAADGYVVVVSGGTANGIGLEAPTSAKTLKSRAVSFATGALEAAGRALSPYTILGEKRWFAEPPHMQSSLVMLPAKVDPPNVGDELPVDVRNTIATFDQIIFV
- a CDS encoding peptidoglycan bridge formation glycyltransferase FemA/FemB family protein codes for the protein MTISVRIIPASRHLEFIRSQASASFLQTPAWGTVKSEWESESLGWFDSDNHMIGAGLVLYRQVPKVQRYLAYLPEGPVTDWGKVDAREFLTPLVEHVKERGAFGVRIGPAFLARAWDADTIKAAISDPEIRTLSEVEPDEINPIATRLHNALRSLGWHPPKPEGEGFAAGQPRFNFWLPLTHADGRAKTPDEVLKGMNQLWRRNIKKATKAGVVVRKGTRGDLPAFHTVYLETAERDNFTPRPLEYFETMWDALRGEDPDRIRLYLAEHEGDVVAATTWVRVGEHTWYSYGASTAAKRDVRGSNAIQWQMISDALAAGATVYDLRGITESVADDDPHLGLIQFKVGTGGRAVEYPGEWDLPINRPLYLAFDTYMNRGAIVAQAKSVARNPVGLLRRALRLTRKPVGAVRTLSRAIRTGH
- a CDS encoding zf-HC2 domain-containing protein; its protein translation is MSEVRCPEPELWRPALSARLDGEDPGIGADELTHHLAVCLDCADWYARLAGLSDRLTGADSGAPDLTRRLIGLTEAHICGCHRGEACECTDCQCADCTCGHVAEPAQLSPPTKIN
- a CDS encoding trypsin-like peptidase domain-containing protein; this encodes MATTCPNCRAPVPDDARACPACGLAHNQPVFESDGTFVGTRFAGPESQSQVMTTLPPSRPTPPTLSGKVVGLVVGIFVLAVVLGVVVAMLVRPGADPQGPDGPVPPGPTPTVEPLPADPSESADPLPEGPFGEVSVRVATGAHRMVATTCTGTGIGTAYQFGTEGLLVTAARAVSGARVITLLSGDRIITAEVAKIDSTAGLAILRPTTPLGGHTFVLGTRQLTSGDRVAALGWTTEAQQPARGKPRTVVGSITEVGVTVESADGKHRVARMTGAYDPGLLGSPVVGEDGHLVGMIVQGPADQAELLVAGLDQIADPLLGPTGQPPMLEACVSSSGPGVVTTVGGTAAPTARTQLGQWFGAVNSGEWDRARGTLAPPLQEEWTKERLAEEYAGTYAFGIVTAAEGASTKATWVQLDSDARTCHRVVATFSLDQGRIVRIQPQGASAC
- a CDS encoding tyrosine-protein phosphatase — encoded protein: MWLEFDSLVNARDVGGTPTTDGDEIRAGRLLRSDNLQDLTAGDIERLLGLQVTDVIDLRSFYELHHEGPGPLTGHPAVAIHHHSFIPEKFDRADVNDIEDVLPDNEEPADELPGDALPFKDKKPTIKVDDAFASTYLSFLNERPESVVAALRAIAYARGAALVHCAAGKDRTGTAVALSLVLAGADPVAVVDDYAASSERMQAIIDRLIGSETYRENLAGRPLSSHMTRPETMQAFLEYARSEHGSVEAMLKRMGWTDADTGAMWAKLRR
- a CDS encoding PrsW family intramembrane metalloprotease, which gives rise to MSVQPAPGNYAPTGSRPHWPILRKKQVFVVPIIAIAVGAIVMTILILIAVLPTPPIGILAVLISALASALGIFLLIWLDRWEPEPPHLLVSAFFWGAGVSVLFVFLISPVLALVGGSGDFFGAVISAPLVEESAKGLFLVLVLLVTRRGRAEFNSLTDALVYAGFVGIGFSFVEDMLYIAGQESVSGALTVAGLRIGLGAWAHSIYTAMTAIGLWLAVSQRGPSRFVWPFVGWAVAVMLHAIHNGSAFLGLGAWALSLLLFSLPAFVVFVLIAVRSHRREGSVVQAQIPIMVHNGWITPDEASWLGNLRSRRMALAHAKGQGSGERKRVAAFRDNVTELAFVRDRLDRMGPPYSPELMQHHDELVGIINANKEWVQQQLAPVPQGWQAMPPQPGLEYRTPESMQ